The following are from one region of the Silene latifolia isolate original U9 population chromosome 9, ASM4854445v1, whole genome shotgun sequence genome:
- the LOC141601213 gene encoding protein FAR1-RELATED SEQUENCE 5-like, with translation MPAFELLIYSRYLTYLAIVGDTNDMDISTNPEEDILFLTNCPDQLLVNDVPLVNDVPDSPEVVASSEIHGVPHCSEELKPFVGMKFGNLEQGLDFYKAYAKACGFSPRLDSSKIIQGVTTHKSHVCNKEGNRQTWWAKRRRAITRVGCLPRLSLRDFCFGEYEVYEFIEVHSHAMVTPATMIHLKSFRKLNLVHKKMIMDNSRVNQGPVKTFRMFKEYVRGYKNVGASLEDFKNFSRDVKKYIKEYDAEMLIEGFMQKRARCPSFYFDFDVDDNKRLTKVFWADPIAIKNYALFGDSVSFDTTFDFNEYRMVFCPFTGVDNHKKCVTFAAGLIMRENEESFTWLFDNFMKAMGGCYPTTLITDQCLGIKAGVKNVFSGNTTHRFCMWHIMKKLPDKVGSTIYKDTDFLKEISSIVWNEDIEPTEFESSWCSIMEKHDLSGNEWLKSMFEDRKLWIPAYFRDTYMGGLLRTTSRSELENSFFGNFTNPNLSLVQFWMRF, from the exons ATGCCAGCTTTTGAGTTGTTAATTTACAGTCGTTACTTAACGTACCTGG CTATAGTTGGTGATACTAATGACATGGATATTTCAACAAATCCAGAAGAAGATATATTATTTCTTACTAATTGTCCAGATCAATTATTAGTGAATGATGTGCCATTAGTGAATGATGTGCCAG ATAGCCCGGAAGTTGTTGCTAGTAGTGAGATTCACGGAGTGCCTCATTGTTCAGAAGAGCTTAAACCATTTGTTGGAATGAAATTTGGGAATTTGGAGCAAGGGTTGGATTTCTACAAAGCATATGCCAAAGCTTGTGGCTTTAGTCCGAGATTGGATTCAAGTAAAATCATTCAAGGAGTTACTACACATAAGAGTCATGTGTGTAACAAAGAAGGTAATAGGCAGACATGGTGGGCAAAAAGGAGGAGGGCAATAACAAGAGTTGGGTGTCTGCCAAGATTAAGTTTAAGAGACTTCTGCTTTGGTGAGTATGAGGTGTATGAATTTATCGAGGTGCACTCACATGCAATGGTAACTCCAGCCACAATGATTCACTTAAAGTCATTTAGGAAGCTCAACCTTGTGCATAAGAAAATGATAATGGATAACTCACGTGTTAACCAGGGGCCTGTGAAGACATTTCGAATGTTTAAAGAGTACGTTAGGGGATATAAAAACGTAGGGGCTTCCTTAGAAGATTTTAAGAATTTTTCAAGGGATGTAAAGAAATACATCAAAGAATATGATGCGGAAATGCTGATAGAGGGCTTCATGCAAAAAAGAGCTAGGTGTCCctcattttactttgattttgatGTTGATGACAACAAAAGACTCACTAAGGTTTTCTGGGCTGATCCAATTGCAATTAAGAACTATGCACTCtttggtgattctgtgtctttTGACACCACATTCGATTTTAATGAATACCGTATGGTGTTTTGTCCTTTTACGGGGGTTGACAACCATAAAAAATGTGTCACTTTTGCGGCTGGTTTGATAATGCGGGAGAATGAAGAGTCTTTTACCTGGCTTTTTGACAATTTTATGAAGGCAATGGGTGGGTGTTATCCTACTACTCTGATTACTGACCAATGTCTGGGTATTAAAGCGGGGGTTAAAAATGTGTTTTCAGGCAACACAACACACAGATTctgtatgtggcatatcatgaaaaAATTGCCTGACAAAGTTGGTTCAACCATTTACAAAGACACAGACTTTCTAAAAGAAATAAGTTCTATTGTTTGGAATGAAGATATTGAGCCAACTGAATTTGAGTCGAGCTGGTGTTcaattatggaaaaacatgatttGTCTGGAAATGAGTGGCTGAAATCCATGTTTGAGGACCGCAAATTATGGATTCCTGCATATTTTCGGGACACTTATATGGGTGGGCTTCTGAGGACAACTTCAAGGTCAGAATTAGAGAATAGTTTCTTCGGCAACTTCACCAACCCCAACCTATCACTTGTTCAGTTTTGGATGCGCTTTTAG
- the LOC141601214 gene encoding protein FAR1-RELATED SEQUENCE 1-like: protein MDAQRWKHSKLTADSKNSSPILSTPLSIEKKCAEFYTPPVFYDFQEELNGACYSCNEANKSTKERDVERLFVMDRESKKVYEVDVDGKTLVCSCKRFQRFGILCRHCVWVLHNKGFDEIPSEYLLPRWSNYATFRPIFNVVGTSLEADCASIDTRQNTISELWSGVFTAVSLVEDDEEKEKELLELLQSFNEKLLISSSGGKSKSKKTQIETLLGKGNGGAR from the exons ATGGATGCTCAACGCTGGAAGCATTCTAAATTAACTGCTGATTCTAAAAACTCCTCTCCTATATTATCAACTCCCCTTTCTATAGAAAAGAAATGTGCTGAATTTTACACACCACCTGTGTTTTATGATTTTCAAGAAGAGTTGAACGGTGCATGCTACTCTTGTAATGAGGCCAACAAAAGCACGAAAGAAAGGGACGTGGAACGTTTATTTGTTATGGATCGTGAGAGCAAGAAAGTCTATGAAGTAGATGTTGATGGGAAAACTTTAGTGTGTTCATGCAAGAGGTTTCAGAGATTTGGGATACTTTGTAGACATTGTGTATGGGTGTTGCATAATAAGGGGTTTGATGAAATACCTTCAGAATATCTATTGCCGAGGTGGAGCAATTATGCAACATTTCGTCCTATCTTTAATGTTGTAGGGACGTCCTTAGAAGCTGATTGTGCGTCTATTGACACAAGACAAAACACTATCAGTGAATTATGGTCAGGGGTGTTCACTGCAGTGTCACTTGTGGAGGATGAtgaggagaaggagaaagagTTACTCGAATTGCTTCAGAGTTTCAATGAGAAGTTGTTGATTTCAAGTAGTGGTGGGAAGTCAAAAAGCAAGAAAACTCAAATCGAGACGCTTCTTGG aaaaggcaatgGAGGAGCACGCTAA